Proteins encoded by one window of Seriola aureovittata isolate HTS-2021-v1 ecotype China chromosome 4, ASM2101889v1, whole genome shotgun sequence:
- the c18h3orf33 gene encoding protein C3orf33 homolog isoform X1, which yields MQFRRTSTPSCHINTEPQGGDSTQEILLYVPPKKAGRQMNRENVNNMPETSRETETEAGERERQQRERGNQSSQNVVSVISQFADDNLTLVRNISTGLAIAGVVLIARSIKLITKFQTVSEIPARFIERNVSLRGKVLAITEKGLEVEHVPIYLPVLSPLLSKHKDVSTSPLLVHLAGVELTPEGRVWLQKNLAPAQTVWLKLVTRDDDILHCLVSQSRQGLLWSYYINEEVLMLGLARTAPVAVLLDSRFYWRLHKRLHRAEVKAERKGRGLWKEDSLWERASKAIRDSALCRLMRRIFKRM from the exons ATGCAATTCAGGCGCACTTCAACGCCATCCTGTCATATCAATACCGAGCCACAGGGCGGAGACTCTACACAAGAAATCCTCTTGTACGTCCCTCCCAAAAAGGCGGGGCGTCAGATGAATCGagaaaatgtcaacaacatgCCGGAGACttccagagaaacagaaactgaagcaggagagagggagagacaacaAAGAGAGCGAGGAAACCAGTCGTCTCAGAACGTCGTGTCTGTAATATCACAGTTTGCAGATGACAATTTAACACTTGTGCGG AACATCAGCACTGGCCTGGCGATCGCTGGTGTTGTCCTAATAGCAAGGAGTATCAAACTG aTCACCAAATTTCAAACTGTGTCTGAGATCCCCGCTCGCTTCATTGAGAGGAACGTCAGCCTTCGTGGGAAAGTTCTTGCGATCACAGAGAAAGGACTTGAAGTGGAGCACGTACCGATTTATCTGCCAGTCCTCTCGCCATTACTGTCAAAGCACAAGG ATGTGTCCACATCTCCATTGCTGGTGCATCTTGCAGGAGTGGAGCTGACACCAGAGGGGAGGGTATGGCTGCAGAAGAACCTGGCTCCTGCCCAAACAGTGTGGCTGAAGCTGGTCACACGTGATGACGACATACTACACTGTTTGGTGTCTCAAAGCAGG CAGGGGTTGCTGTGGAGCTACTATATTAACGAAGAGGTCCTCATGCTCGGTCTGGCTCGCACTGCGCCCGTCGCGGTCCTGCTGGACTCTCGCTTCTACTGGCGTCTCCACAAACGGCTGCACAGGGCAGAGGTCAAAGctgagaggaaggggaggggtcTGTGGAAGGAGGACAGCCTATGGGAAAGAGCCTCCAAGGCCATCAGAGACAGTGCTTTATGCAGACTTATGAGGAGGATCTTTAAAAGGATGTGA
- the c18h3orf33 gene encoding protein C3orf33 homolog isoform X2, whose product MNRENVNNMPETSRETETEAGERERQQRERGNQSSQNVVSVISQFADDNLTLVRNISTGLAIAGVVLIARSIKLITKFQTVSEIPARFIERNVSLRGKVLAITEKGLEVEHVPIYLPVLSPLLSKHKDVSTSPLLVHLAGVELTPEGRVWLQKNLAPAQTVWLKLVTRDDDILHCLVSQSRGLLWSYYINEEVLMLGLARTAPVAVLLDSRFYWRLHKRLHRAEVKAERKGRGLWKEDSLWERASKAIRDSALCRLMRRIFKRM is encoded by the exons ATGAATCGagaaaatgtcaacaacatgCCGGAGACttccagagaaacagaaactgaagcaggagagagggagagacaacaAAGAGAGCGAGGAAACCAGTCGTCTCAGAACGTCGTGTCTGTAATATCACAGTTTGCAGATGACAATTTAACACTTGTGCGG AACATCAGCACTGGCCTGGCGATCGCTGGTGTTGTCCTAATAGCAAGGAGTATCAAACTG aTCACCAAATTTCAAACTGTGTCTGAGATCCCCGCTCGCTTCATTGAGAGGAACGTCAGCCTTCGTGGGAAAGTTCTTGCGATCACAGAGAAAGGACTTGAAGTGGAGCACGTACCGATTTATCTGCCAGTCCTCTCGCCATTACTGTCAAAGCACAAGG ATGTGTCCACATCTCCATTGCTGGTGCATCTTGCAGGAGTGGAGCTGACACCAGAGGGGAGGGTATGGCTGCAGAAGAACCTGGCTCCTGCCCAAACAGTGTGGCTGAAGCTGGTCACACGTGATGACGACATACTACACTGTTTGGTGTCTCAAAGCAGG GGGTTGCTGTGGAGCTACTATATTAACGAAGAGGTCCTCATGCTCGGTCTGGCTCGCACTGCGCCCGTCGCGGTCCTGCTGGACTCTCGCTTCTACTGGCGTCTCCACAAACGGCTGCACAGGGCAGAGGTCAAAGctgagaggaaggggaggggtcTGTGGAAGGAGGACAGCCTATGGGAAAGAGCCTCCAAGGCCATCAGAGACAGTGCTTTATGCAGACTTATGAGGAGGATCTTTAAAAGGATGTGA